A single region of the Fusobacterium varium genome encodes:
- a CDS encoding DUF58 domain-containing protein, translated as MSRTELLKKIKKIEIASSILANELFTGNYRSYFKGNGMEFSDIRRYSPGDDVKKIDWKVSARQRKTYVKEFTEERELSIYLMIDISNSNNFFAKKDLISQLAGSLAFSAIKNGDKVGAIFFTDRIEKVIPAKKGRNQSLIILDDLLTYQPTGKKTDIKSALEFFNKIVKRRAILFLISDFIDKDYEKTMAIIKQKHDLIPIRIADKKYDTLPEGAIFNMVDSESGESIIIENFKKNIDISQNISKTILTLYTDDNYVTVLSNFFKRRRRR; from the coding sequence ATGAGTAGAACAGAACTTTTAAAAAAGATAAAAAAAATAGAGATTGCCTCATCTATTCTAGCTAATGAACTTTTTACAGGGAACTATCGTTCATATTTTAAAGGAAATGGAATGGAGTTTTCAGATATTAGAAGATACTCTCCTGGAGATGATGTAAAAAAAATAGATTGGAAAGTATCAGCTAGGCAGAGAAAAACCTATGTAAAAGAGTTCACAGAGGAGAGAGAACTTTCAATTTATTTGATGATTGATATTTCTAACTCTAATAATTTCTTTGCTAAAAAAGATTTGATATCTCAATTAGCTGGAAGTCTAGCTTTTAGTGCTATTAAAAATGGTGATAAGGTTGGGGCTATATTTTTTACAGATAGAATAGAAAAGGTTATTCCTGCTAAAAAGGGAAGAAATCAATCTCTGATTATTCTTGACGATCTTTTAACTTATCAACCTACAGGAAAGAAAACTGATATCAAATCAGCATTGGAGTTTTTCAATAAAATTGTTAAAAGAAGAGCAATCCTCTTTTTAATCTCTGACTTTATAGATAAAGACTATGAAAAAACAATGGCTATAATTAAACAGAAACATGATCTGATACCTATTAGAATAGCTGATAAAAAATATGATACTCTTCCAGAGGGAGCAATTTTTAATATGGTAGATTCTGAAAGTGGAGAAAGCATAATTATTGAAAATTTTAAAAAGAATATAGATATTTCTCAAAATATATCTAAAACTATTTTAACTCTATATACTGATGATAACTATGTAACTGTACTTTCAAACTTTTTTAAAAGGAGGAGAAGAAGATGA
- a CDS encoding N-acetyltransferase: protein MKEIIIREMKDSDWEEVKNIYQQGIDSGISTFMRKVPEFEYWNNSKLKIGRLVAIYDRKIVGWIVLSPTSAREEYSGVCEISVYIHQDYKRMGIGRKLIEKEIEVSEQNNIWTLQSVMLGNNIPSMKLHESCGFRVVGYREKVAKDKNGEWQNTFLMERRSKVIF from the coding sequence ATGAAAGAGATCATAATAAGAGAGATGAAAGATAGCGATTGGGAAGAAGTAAAAAATATATATCAACAGGGAATAGATAGTGGAATATCTACTTTCATGAGAAAAGTTCCAGAGTTTGAGTATTGGAATAATTCAAAATTAAAAATAGGAAGATTAGTTGCCATATATGATAGAAAAATAGTTGGTTGGATAGTTCTTAGCCCTACATCAGCAAGGGAAGAGTATTCAGGAGTTTGTGAGATAAGTGTCTATATTCATCAAGATTATAAGAGAATGGGAATAGGAAGAAAATTAATAGAGAAAGAGATCGAAGTATCTGAACAAAATAATATTTGGACACTTCAATCTGTAATGCTTGGTAATAATATTCCTAGTATGAAATTACATGAAAGTTGTGGTTTTAGAGTGGTTGGATATAGGGAGAAAGTTGCAAAAGATAAAAATGGAGAGTGGCAAAATACATTTCTTATGGAGAGAAGAAGTAAAGTTATATTTTAA
- a CDS encoding MoxR family ATPase, giving the protein MENLKEKISVEKETIATIKKEIEKKIVGQEDMIRKILIGIFTGNHILLEGLPGLAKSLTVNTIAQTLGLKFSRIQFTPDLLPSDIIGTEIYNEKTGEFYTKKGPIFANIVLADEINRAPAKVQSALLEAMQEKQITIANETFKLDRPFIVLATQNPIEQDGTYPLPEAQQDRFLMKVKIEYPTKQEEKAMLNLLTTSTDFDSIKIEEVLNREKIETIKEIIKNIHIDEKLMDYILEIVFKTREINNYIACGASPRASIALVVSAKANAFLEGREYVMPQDIKRVIFDVLRHRIMLTYEAEAEGKNVEDIITGIMEEVKLP; this is encoded by the coding sequence ATGGAAAACTTAAAAGAAAAAATATCAGTAGAAAAAGAAACTATAGCTACTATAAAAAAGGAGATTGAAAAAAAGATAGTAGGACAAGAGGATATGATTAGAAAGATTCTAATTGGAATTTTTACAGGAAATCACATTCTTCTTGAGGGGTTGCCTGGACTTGCTAAATCTTTAACAGTTAATACAATAGCACAAACATTAGGTTTAAAATTCTCAAGAATACAATTTACACCAGACCTATTACCAAGTGATATTATAGGAACAGAGATCTACAATGAAAAAACAGGAGAGTTTTATACTAAAAAAGGACCTATCTTTGCTAATATTGTTTTAGCTGATGAGATAAACAGAGCTCCTGCTAAAGTTCAATCTGCACTTCTTGAGGCTATGCAAGAAAAACAGATAACTATTGCAAATGAAACTTTCAAATTAGATAGACCTTTTATTGTTTTAGCTACACAAAACCCTATTGAACAAGATGGTACTTATCCATTACCAGAAGCTCAACAAGATAGATTTCTTATGAAAGTAAAGATTGAATATCCTACTAAACAAGAGGAAAAAGCTATGCTTAACCTTTTAACTACTTCAACTGATTTTGATAGTATAAAGATAGAAGAGGTACTAAATAGAGAAAAAATAGAAACTATAAAAGAGATTATAAAAAATATCCATATAGATGAAAAACTTATGGATTATATACTTGAAATTGTATTTAAAACAAGAGAGATAAATAATTACATAGCTTGTGGAGCATCTCCAAGAGCATCTATCGCCCTTGTTGTATCAGCTAAAGCAAATGCCTTTTTAGAAGGTAGAGAGTATGTGATGCCACAAGATATTAAAAGGGTAATTTTTGATGTGTTGCGTCACAGAATAATGCTTACTTATGAAGCTGAAGCTGAGGGAAAAAATGTAGAGGATATTATTACTGGAATAATGGAGGAAGTAAAACTTCCATAA
- a CDS encoding single-stranded DNA-binding protein, which yields MNVIILTGRLTRDPELKFGQSGKAYSRFTLAVDRPMQKGEADFINCVAFGKTAELIGEYLRKGRKAGVTGRLQMGKYEVNGEKRTSYDVVVDTIEFLESKNAVDSMGGYEPQDYTPSYSAPSSNSNTSSKPVAKPQEEVPYEDDDEFPF from the coding sequence ATGAACGTAATTATTTTAACTGGAAGACTTACAAGAGATCCAGAATTAAAATTTGGACAAAGTGGAAAAGCTTATTCAAGATTTACTTTAGCTGTAGATAGACCAATGCAAAAAGGAGAAGCAGATTTTATTAACTGTGTAGCTTTTGGAAAAACTGCTGAACTTATTGGAGAATATTTAAGAAAAGGAAGAAAAGCAGGAGTTACAGGAAGACTTCAAATGGGAAAATATGAAGTTAATGGAGAAAAAAGAACAAGTTATGATGTAGTAGTTGATACTATTGAATTCTTAGAATCTAAAAATGCTGTTGATTCTATGGGAGGATATGAACCTCAAGATTATACACCATCTTACTCTGCTCCATCTTCTAACTCAAATACTTCTTCTAAACCTGTTGCAAAACCACAAGAAGAGGTTCCTTATGAAGATGATGATGAGTTCCCATTCTAA
- a CDS encoding SPFH/Band 7/PHB domain protein, whose protein sequence is MNGIIILVLFILIVALMATHVRIVPQSRAYVIERLGKYLGTWNVGINILVPFIDRVVKRVSLKEQVIDFKPQPVITKDNVTMQIDSVIYFQITDPKLYTYGVENPMSAIENLTATTLRNIIGAMELDATLTSRDTINTEMRVILDEATDPWGMKINRVELKNIIPPREIQDAMERQMKAERERREAILRAEGQKKSAILVAEGEKESAILKAEAEKQSAILRAEGQKEVAIKEAEGRAEAIRAIKEAEAEGIKLLKEAEASKEVLMLKSMETLGKVADGKATKIIIPSEIQNLTSFSTLFAEMNEKTK, encoded by the coding sequence ATGAATGGAATAATAATTTTAGTGCTATTTATACTTATTGTTGCTTTAATGGCTACTCATGTAAGAATAGTTCCTCAATCAAGAGCTTATGTTATTGAAAGATTGGGAAAATATCTTGGAACTTGGAATGTGGGAATAAATATTCTTGTACCTTTTATAGATAGAGTTGTTAAGAGAGTATCTTTAAAAGAGCAAGTTATTGATTTTAAACCTCAACCTGTAATTACAAAAGATAATGTTACTATGCAGATAGACTCAGTTATATATTTCCAAATAACTGACCCTAAACTTTATACTTATGGAGTTGAAAACCCTATGAGTGCAATAGAGAACTTAACTGCAACTACTTTGAGAAATATAATTGGGGCTATGGAGCTTGATGCAACTCTTACTTCAAGGGATACTATCAATACAGAGATGAGAGTTATATTAGATGAAGCTACTGACCCTTGGGGAATGAAAATAAATAGAGTGGAACTGAAAAATATTATTCCACCTAGAGAGATTCAAGATGCAATGGAAAGACAGATGAAGGCTGAAAGAGAGAGAAGAGAGGCTATTTTAAGAGCTGAAGGGCAAAAGAAATCTGCTATTCTTGTTGCAGAAGGAGAAAAGGAATCAGCTATTTTAAAAGCAGAAGCTGAAAAACAATCTGCTATACTTAGAGCAGAGGGACAAAAAGAGGTTGCTATTAAAGAGGCTGAAGGTAGAGCTGAGGCAATTAGAGCAATTAAAGAAGCAGAGGCTGAGGGAATTAAGTTGTTGAAAGAAGCAGAAGCAAGTAAAGAAGTATTGATGTTAAAGAGTATGGAAACTTTAGGAAAAGTTGCTGATGGTAAGGCTACAAAAATTATTATACCATCTGAAATTCAAAACTTAACATCGTTTAGTACACTATTTGCTGAGATGAATGAAAAAACTAAATAA
- a CDS encoding HU family DNA-binding protein has product MTEKEFLILYQKKRGLKNIHEAKEKINLFWEALFEALETNDSVSFRGWGIFEKKIVPARRIMNINTKKIQYSTPRKSIRFRTGSVLSNKINIDEE; this is encoded by the coding sequence ATGACTGAAAAAGAATTTTTGATTTTATATCAAAAAAAGAGAGGGCTTAAAAATATTCACGAGGCAAAAGAAAAGATAAATCTATTTTGGGAAGCTCTCTTTGAAGCTTTAGAAACTAACGATTCAGTAAGTTTTAGAGGTTGGGGAATCTTTGAGAAAAAAATTGTTCCTGCAAGAAGAATAATGAATATAAATACAAAAAAAATTCAATACTCTACACCTAGAAAATCAATTAGATTTAGAACTGGAAGTGTTCTTTCAAATAAAATAAATATTGATGAAGAATAA